A genome region from Anopheles stephensi strain Indian chromosome 2, UCI_ANSTEP_V1.0, whole genome shotgun sequence includes the following:
- the LOC118506210 gene encoding B-cell lymphoma/leukemia 11A isoform X3 produces the protein MRIKMPAVRIAQEPENASTHCPSRGASPLGCTHHDNHKPSVRVADIKQERMDIDPSSCGEDEFVGRKPSQTTHRNGSHDGRLKGGSDAPEPNNTSSEPSNYVCSTCKTKYHSAWRLVQHVQHAHGVKIYVESLASTGNQDGGAAPTEECDAPESAAASEEANGPVTPLPELQKVTDVASEQAETVSPRSRSVSRSRNEVSMEREEERQDIQRSPALKVSKDAPRNGLELAANSAPVENGVDAESDGEIEVRTKRPKLTNTSSSSSGSSSSNGSQSTVNHTVEVALALTSPQALTSSTVLPLRQSTTPQPPASSFIAAAPSPSHPQHSPPSASVVTSTPTPARSESTQSLPPTSLRAHHTLLPPPELHPNPFGLLRMPPHHPHSPLFGRAHHDFRMEHLMSEQFRSHGLNLAAAAVAAANQLKSHSQQFNPATGATASERPPSASGAALTLTPGGGLEPHMDYYSQRLRQLAGTTSPGANLTSNSSNSPSPRKQQHSPSHFASPSPSQLPPTPLTNNSRPQSLTPPEKHTELLGMDTGSISNTPRSASTPPNKQSIQSASDNALYSCEFCGKKFRFQSNLLVHRRTHTRELPFKCTSCEFSCAKDSKLKQHMKMVHGRRRSSAAVSEPDSGASNVDSIKSDPDDTDNELMDDLDADGDDRRMTHDGVDMDDDNGEDDDDDDDEDEDEDDEAEDLSMSSTQSQSKKDSSGGSLPMSTSLVGELMDKFGLSNIAQYSEAYKQALQESGNALKLQLTSKDRDNNNSAMAIPGLAEKLNGLPTALRIKQELAKNMLQHHNAQLPQVPLFNPFENPFEASKRMKLEGSESWWGLPGLHRGDALFDEMKPGRDGSVGRGSSAAGLLQPMMKKESKLRNDTCEFCGKVFKNCSNLTVHRRSHTGEKPYKCELCSYACAQSSKLTRHMKTHGRLGKDVYRCRFCEMPFSVPSTLEKHMRKCVVNQGKLQQQQQRELQHLQQQQQRELQHHQQLAAQQQQLAAQQMALAAHRDRDHHRERDRERDRDHHHHQQQQQQPPPPPPPPAMLAAAAAASPSHVGPPQLPPGLLLPPLPAAVAAAAAAAAGVQVPDDSVSSCSPSGSSASSSSAAAAAAAAAAAAAAALIKEEAATA, from the coding sequence AGCCCAGCAATTACGTCTGTTCCACGTGCAAAACCAAGTACCATTCGGCCTGGCGGCTGGTGCAGCACGTTCAGCACGCACACGGGGTGAAGATTTACGTTGAATCGTTAGCCAGCACCGGTAACCAGGATGGTGGCGCAGCGCCGACAGAGGAATGCGATGCACCAGAATCGGCGGCCGCTTCCGAGGAAGCAAACGGACCGGTAACGCCGCTTCCGGAGTTGCAGAAGGTGACCGACGTTGCTAGTGAGCAGGCGGAAACAGTCTCACCACGGTCCCGATCTGTAAGCCGAAGCCGCAACGAAGTGTCCATGGAGCGAGAGGAAGAACGTCAGGATATCCAGAGGTCTCCAGCGCTGAAAGTTTCGAAGGATGCACCCAGAAATGGGTTGGAGCTGGCAGCCAACAGTGCGCCAGTCGAGAACGGTGTGGACGCTGAGTCCGACGGAGAGATCGAGGTGCGAACGAAGCGACCGAAACTGACCaacacaagcagcagcagcagcggcagcagtagcTCGAACGGAAGTCAAAGTACGGTTAACCACACTGTGGAAGTGGCCCTGGCACTCACAAGTCCTCAGGCACTTACCTCCTCCACGGTACTGCCCCTGCGGCAATCGACCACCCCGCAACCTCCAGCCTCCTCGTTCATCGCCGCCGCTCCTTCACCGTCCCACCCGCAACACTCACCACCATCGGCCAGCGTTGTCACCTCAACGCCCACACCGGCACGCAGTGAATCGACGCAAAGCCTTCCGCCAACGTCACTACGGGCTCACCACACGCTACTGCCACCACCGGAGCTGCATCCGAACCCGTTCGGATTGCTACGGATGCCGCCGCACCATCCGCACAGCCCTCTCTTCGGCCGAGCGCACCACGATTTTCGCATGGAGCATCTTATGTCGGAACAGTTCCGCAGCCACGGACTCAACCTTGCCGCAGCGGCTGTTGCAGCCGCCAACCAGCTAAAGTCCCACAGTCAGCAGTTCAATCCAGCCACCGGAGCGACCGCCTCCGAGCGTCCTCCTTCGGCGAGTGGAGCCGCTCTCACACTCACCCCTGGCGGTGGTCTCGAGCCGCACATGGACTACTACTCCCAGCGACTACGGCAGCTCGCAGGGACAACGAGCCCCGGCGCTAACCTTACCTCCAACTCCTCCAATTCGCCGAGTCCTCGCAAGCAGCAACACTCACCATCCCACTTTGCCAGCCCGTCACCTTCCCAGCTGCCTCCAACACCGCTCACCAACAACTCCCGGCCGCAGAGTCTAACCCCGCCGGAGAAACACACCGAACTGCTCGGCATGGACACGGGCAGCATCAGCAATACGCCTCGATCAGCCTCCACACCACCCAACAAGCAATCGATCCAGTCGGCATCGGACAATGCACTGTACTCGTGTGAGTTCTGCGGCAAGAAGTTCCGCTTCCAAAGCAACCTGCTCGTCCACCGGAGAACGCACACCCGCGAGTTGCCGTTCAAGTGTACAAGCTGTGAGTTTTCGTGCGCGAAGGATTCGAAGCTGAAGCAGCACATGAAGATGGTGCACGGACGGCGACGTTCGTCGGCGGCTGTTTCGGAACCGGACTCGGGTGCGAGCAATGTGGACTCGATCAAGAGCGATCCGGACGATACGGACAATGAGCTGATGGATGATCTGGATGCGGATGGGGATGATCGGCGGATGACACACGACGGTGTGGATATGGATGACGATAATGGggaggatgacgatgatgatgacgatgaggatgaggatgaggacgaTGAAGCGGAGGACCTCAGCATGAGCAGTACCCAGAGCCAATCGAAGAAGGACAGTAGTGGTGGATCGTTGCCCATGTCCACGTCGCTCGTCGGGGAGTTGATGGATAAGTTCGGACTGTCCAACATCGCCCAGTACTCGGAAGCTTACAAGCAGGCGCTGCAGGAATCGGGCAATGCGCTCAAGCTGCAACTAACGAGCAAAGATCGGGACAATAATAACAGCGCCATGGCTATCCCTGGGCTGGCGGAGAAGCTAAACGGATTGCCCACGGCGCTGCGCATCAAGCAAGAACTGGCCAAGAATATGCTGCAGCATCACAACGCCCAACTGCCACAGGTTCCTCTGTTCAATCCGTTCGAAAACCCGTTCGAAGCGTCCAAGCGAATGAAGCTCGAGGGTAGCGAGAGTTGGTGGGGTCTGCCAGGCCTGCATCGAGGTGACGCACTGTTCGACGAGATGAAACCGGGTCGGGATGGTAGCGTTGGGCGAGGCTCCAGTGCCGCCGGCCTACTGCAACCGATGATGAAGAAGGAGAGCAAGCTGCGCAACGACACGTGCGAGTTCTGCGGCAAGGTGTTCAAGAACTGCTCCAACCTGACGGTCCACCGGCGGAGTCACACCGGCGAGAAGCCGTACAAGTGTGAGCTGTGTTCGTACGCCTGCGCCCAAAGCTCCAAGCTGACGCGCCACATGAAGACGCACGGCCGGCTCGGGAAGGACGTGTACCGGTGCCGGTTCTGCGAGATGCCGTTCAGCGTGCCGTCCACACTCGAGAAGCACATGCGCAAGTGTGTCGTCAACCAGGGcaaactgcagcagcagcagcagcgcgaaCTGCAGcaccttcagcagcagcagcagcgagaactgcagcaccaccagcaactaGCcgcccagcagcaacagttagCCGCCCAGCAGATGGCGCTCGCTGCCCACCGGGATCGGGATCACCATCGGGAGCGGGATCGCGAGCGGGACCGtgaccatcatcaccaccagcaacagcagcagcagccaccaccacccccaccaccaccagcaatgCTAGCAGCCGCCGCAGCCGCCTCACCTTCGCATGTTGGGCCGCCTCAGCTACCGCCCGGGTTGCTGTTGCCACCGTTACCGGCCGCCgtagccgcagcagcagccgccgctgCCGGTGTCCAAGTGCCGGACGATAGCGTCTCCTCCTGCTCACCGTCCGGGTCTtcggcgtcttcgtcgtcagccgccgccgcagcagcagcagccgccgcagCCGCTGCAGCCGCCCTGATCAAGGAGGAAGCGGCAACGGCATGA